A region from the Ciconia boyciana chromosome 1, ASM3463844v1, whole genome shotgun sequence genome encodes:
- the LOC140654030 gene encoding histone H1.01-like yields the protein MSETAPLAAPDVAAAAPAPAKAPAAAKKPKKAAGGSKARKPAGPSVTELITKAVSASKERKGLSLAALKKALAAGGYDVEKSNSRIKLGLKSLVSKGTLVQTKGTGASGSFRLSKKPGEVKEKAPKKRAAAAKPKKPAAGKPASAAKKPKKAVTAKKSPKKAKKPAAAAVKKAAKSPKKATKVAKPKKVAAAAKSPAKAKAVKPKAAKPKAAKPKAVKAKKATPKKK from the coding sequence ATGTCCGAGACCGCTCCCCTCGCCGCGCCCGAcgtcgccgccgccgctccggctCCGGCCAAGGCTCCGGCCGCCGCCAAGAAGCCGAAGAAGGCGGCGGGCGGCTCCAAAGCCCGCAAGCCGGCGGGCCCCAGCGTCACCGAGCTGATCACCAAGGCCGTGTCCGCCTCCAAGGAGCGCAAGGGGCTCTCCCTCGCCGCGCTCAAGAAGGCGCTGGCCGCCGGCGGCTACGATGTTGAAAAGAGTAATAGTCGCATCAAGCTGGGGCTCAAGAGCCTCGTCAGCAAGGGCACGCTGGTGCAGACCAAGGGCACTGGGGCTTCCGGCTCTTTCCGCCTCAGCAAGAAACCGggagaagtgaaggaaaaagcCCCCAAGAagcgggcggccgcggccaAGCCCAAGAAGCCGGCGGCCGGGAAACCCGCCAGCGCCGCCAAGAAGCCCAAGAAGGCGGTGACAGCGAAGAAGAGCCCTAAGAAAGCCAAGAAGCCGGCGGCAGCTGCCGTCAAGAAAGCGGCCAAGAGCCCCAAGAAGGCGACTAAGGTTGCCAAGCCCAAAAAGGTGGCGGCAGCAGCGAAAAGCCCGGCCAAGGCGAAGGCGGTGAAGCCCAAAGCAGCCAAGCCCAAGGCGGCCAAGCCCAAAGCGGTCAAGGCGAAGAAGGCGACccccaagaaaaaataa